GTTTTTGAGGTGTCCGCGTTCGAGGTTGGAAAGCTCGTCGGGGCGCAGGTAGTTGTCGGCGGCGTGGCCTTCGGACATGCGCTGCGCCTGGTGCTGCAGCCGCAGCGTGCCCAGGAACTCGTGCGCGTCGATCAGGTCGCGCACCCGTTCGGCGGTGATGGCGCCGCTGTCGGCGGCGATCTGCAGCCGGTCGCGGGTGTTGACCGCATCCGAGCCCGCGGCGAGCGCATAAAAGCGCGCCATGTCGGTGATCGGCACGATGCCCTGCATCTTCAGGTCCACGCAGCCCTCGTGCGCGCCGCCTTTGATGAGGCTGATGTTGCCGAGCCAGTTCAGCGGCGGCTGGCGCTGCAGCGCGTTGCCGGCCAAGGGCACCAAAAAGCTCTTGTTGCCGCGGGTGCGCTGCACCACTTCGGCGCGCAACTCATCGATCAGGGCCGCCTTGCCATAGACGAAACGCTGGTCGAAAAACACGCCGGTGAGCATCAGCGCCTCGGGCTCGGGGAAGGCGATCCAGTGGTGAAAATACCCGCGCCACTTTTGCAGCGGCTGGCGCCACTGGTCGGTCATGGCCATCATCTCGCCCGGGCAATGGACGTAGCCGCAGGCATCGAGCCCGTCGCAGACGAAGCGCGACAGTTGTTTGAAATACTCACCATGCTGCGCTTGGTCGTAGTCGTCGGCCAGCACCATGCAGTTGTCTTGGTCCGACTTGGCGGTCTGCTCGTTGCGCCCTTGCGAGCCGGCCGCCACCCAAGCGTATTCGACCGGCGCCGGGCCGAATTGCAATTCGCCCAGTTGCAGCAGGCGCGCGCTCAGGGCGTCGGTGATGGCGCTCACGATGTGGCCGGTGCTGTAGGCGCTGGCTTCGGCAGCGGCCAGGCTCTGCTGCAGCAGCTTGATGCGCGCACTGGTCTGCACCAGCGCTTGCAGCGAGTCCTGGTTGTAGATGGCGCCGGCCAGATAGACCGCCGAATTGCTCTGGCGCTCGTTCAAATCGCTGCCGGTGATCATGCCCGCCACGGCCTGCCCGTCGAGCACCGGCACGTGGTGGATGTTGTGGCGTGCCATGAGCAGCAGCGCATCGAAGGCCGGGCGTTCGATGTCGATGGTCAGTGGCGCCAGGGTGGCGATCTCCAAGATCGGGCGCGAGGTATCGAGACCGGTCGCCACCACGCGGTTGCGCAGATCGCGGTCGGTGATGAGGCCAAACAGGGCCCCGTCTTGCACGATCAGCACCGAGGAGATGCGGTGCTCGCGCATCAGGCGCGCGGCTTCGATGATCGGGGTTTGCGGCGGCAGCGTCACCGGCGCGCGCTTGAGCAGGCTGCGCACCGGGGTGGTGATCAGGGTGGTGGTGGCGTCGCTGCCGGGCGTGGGGGTGGGGTCGGTCTGGATGTTCATGCGTGTGCGCGGGGAATACCCAAAACCGCATCTTAAACCCAGGCCGTATCCGTGGCTGCTGGCTGGAATTTTTATCAGAGTGGCGCAGGTCGGCCGGGATTGGGTGACAATGTCACAACCAGCTACAGACAGGGAAAACCCCATGCCCAGCGTTCCCCAATCTCTTTGGGCCCGCTTGCTTCATCGGCAAACGAGGTCCGCACCATGACGCAGCCACCCCCACTCGCGGCGCGTGCGCTGCGGGCATGGGCTGGGGTTTGGCTCTTGCTTGGGCTGCTGGGTGCTGCGGCCGGTGCGGGGGCTGCCACGCCCGCTCCTGTCCTGCAGCCATCGCTGTCTGCTGCAGCGTTGCCCACCCCCGCGGCAGGCGCGGCGCATTTGCCCCCCCTGGGGCCGCCGCCCTGGACCGACGAAGCACCGCAGCTTTCGCGTTGGATCGAGCAGGGTTTCGCGGCGCAGCAGCGCGGCGAGGTGCTGCTGGCGGCCGAGCGCTACTGCGCGGCCGCGCGTTTTGGCAGC
This sequence is a window from Serpentinimonas maccroryi. Protein-coding genes within it:
- a CDS encoding putative nucleotidyltransferase substrate binding domain-containing protein, with product MNIQTDPTPTPGSDATTTLITTPVRSLLKRAPVTLPPQTPIIEAARLMREHRISSVLIVQDGALFGLITDRDLRNRVVATGLDTSRPILEIATLAPLTIDIERPAFDALLLMARHNIHHVPVLDGQAVAGMITGSDLNERQSNSAVYLAGAIYNQDSLQALVQTSARIKLLQQSLAAAEASAYSTGHIVSAITDALSARLLQLGELQFGPAPVEYAWVAAGSQGRNEQTAKSDQDNCMVLADDYDQAQHGEYFKQLSRFVCDGLDACGYVHCPGEMMAMTDQWRQPLQKWRGYFHHWIAFPEPEALMLTGVFFDQRFVYGKAALIDELRAEVVQRTRGNKSFLVPLAGNALQRQPPLNWLGNISLIKGGAHEGCVDLKMQGIVPITDMARFYALAAGSDAVNTRDRLQIAADSGAITAERVRDLIDAHEFLGTLRLQHQAQRMSEGHAADNYLRPDELSNLERGHLKNAFAVVKSVQGSLARLYPVNQL